One genomic segment of Candidatus Hydrogenedentota bacterium includes these proteins:
- a CDS encoding UvrD-helicase domain-containing protein: MNRTEAQQRAVTSMQKTLCVDAGAGSGKTRVLIERIIYLIEEQNADLDEIVAITFTDKAAAEMKTRLRQAFRMKAPLDSAEGMTRWRDLERRVETARIGTIHSFCGNLLREHALHIGTDPDFAVMAEAETALLRNETVSAAVTRLLDLGDPAALRTATEFGTSALIRELDRLLARRGTLERLESNLPLREPAALAERWSEIVQREYEERLLNFAQSRDVNDWIDQLGSFDGLCLKASDGREIQRQAILKQLVYIRDSRDMTQLKSCIEEIISAPAGHPSSKNWESPETFENVKKILDTIKKRMEGLAWTDPDPAVESLAAQLTCDLFSLLEHASKAYKAAKAARAALDFDDLIASTWRILHDNTDVRKRVARGIRFLLVDEFQDTDWIQLDIVRMLSDEPGGPDWFFVGDAKQSIYDFRGAEVEVFQQQRVASRETIPMAQNFRTVPEIIAFVNDLFTCTGILEAVETEYKALEPHRPPANETRIAFLVPPEREEKANVETYRRDEADLIAWRIEEMCAGPHRAMVESDGEARPARFGDVAILLRSFSDIHLYEEALRKRSIPFGVVSGKGFYERQEILDLRNLLTVVVDPWNEMALLGFLRGPLACLSDNALAAMQLHGGLARVFWSEEIPAQFPETDSLKHARSLIEELRGKQDLPLAAFMRHAIELAKHEAILLGQFHGARKAWNIRKAANLAEDFARTQPARLPAFVQYLDTLADRAIREGDAVVEPKDAVTLMTVHKAKGLEFPIVVLADSGRQEGGSRPGFSAFHRDMGLAVRVTGNKGETIQPSIYKTMRNASGAKETAEHARVLYVGMTRARDWLLFGGTPKPGKGSWLAIMNDAYHLLDRRHGEFVETETWKAIVWREAAPPASASEESRAAVPVNVAAIVRQAEPIVSVPSRRTISVSTLLNMMTGMETDDEPSREPYNGFPALSAMERGTLVHRLFEVWSPGERMDIEAFLLREAPMLHLRETLAADLDAILKRFESGALARRMAAAKRIEREAPFLLRIGATIVSGTIDALIDRTLIVDFKTGRIHAEMHERYEYQIHLYAAAVQALLGHSPTEALLYYADLGEECAVDVSPPRIREALERAEAVLANDVEQTGIGLRT, encoded by the coding sequence GCAAAAGACGCTTTGTGTGGATGCGGGTGCGGGATCCGGCAAAACCCGTGTGCTCATCGAGCGAATCATTTATCTGATCGAAGAACAAAACGCGGATCTCGACGAGATTGTTGCGATAACCTTCACGGATAAAGCCGCCGCCGAGATGAAAACACGGCTTCGCCAAGCCTTCCGCATGAAAGCCCCCCTCGACAGCGCCGAGGGCATGACGCGATGGCGTGATCTTGAACGGCGCGTCGAGACCGCTCGCATCGGAACGATTCATTCGTTTTGTGGAAATCTTCTTCGCGAGCATGCATTGCACATCGGCACGGATCCTGATTTTGCCGTGATGGCCGAAGCCGAAACCGCGCTTCTTCGCAATGAGACGGTATCCGCCGCCGTAACCCGATTACTTGATCTTGGCGATCCGGCCGCCCTGCGCACCGCAACCGAATTCGGGACGTCAGCCCTGATCCGTGAACTTGACCGTCTTCTTGCCCGGCGCGGCACACTTGAGCGCCTTGAATCGAACCTGCCGCTGCGGGAGCCGGCAGCCTTGGCTGAACGCTGGTCGGAAATCGTGCAACGGGAATACGAGGAACGGTTGCTAAATTTTGCCCAATCGCGGGACGTAAACGACTGGATTGATCAACTCGGATCGTTCGACGGTCTTTGTCTTAAGGCTTCCGATGGACGCGAAATCCAGCGGCAGGCAATACTGAAACAGCTCGTATATATTCGCGATAGCCGTGACATGACCCAATTGAAGTCATGTATCGAGGAAATCATATCTGCGCCAGCCGGGCATCCTTCCAGCAAGAACTGGGAATCGCCGGAAACATTCGAAAATGTCAAGAAGATCCTGGATACGATCAAGAAACGCATGGAAGGTCTGGCGTGGACCGATCCCGATCCCGCCGTCGAATCGCTCGCCGCACAACTGACCTGCGACCTGTTCTCACTGTTGGAACATGCCAGCAAGGCGTACAAGGCCGCGAAGGCGGCACGGGCCGCGCTGGATTTCGACGACCTGATCGCCTCCACATGGCGCATCCTGCATGACAACACCGATGTGCGCAAGCGTGTGGCACGAGGCATTCGCTTTCTGTTGGTGGACGAATTTCAGGACACCGACTGGATTCAACTCGACATCGTCCGCATGCTGTCCGACGAACCCGGCGGCCCGGATTGGTTTTTTGTCGGCGACGCGAAGCAATCCATCTACGATTTTCGCGGGGCGGAAGTGGAAGTATTTCAACAGCAACGCGTCGCTTCCAGGGAAACAATTCCCATGGCGCAAAATTTTCGCACCGTTCCGGAAATCATCGCATTTGTCAACGACCTGTTCACGTGCACGGGGATTCTGGAAGCAGTCGAGACCGAATACAAGGCGCTGGAGCCCCATCGTCCGCCCGCGAACGAGACGCGGATAGCGTTTCTCGTGCCGCCCGAACGGGAAGAAAAGGCGAACGTCGAGACGTATCGCCGCGATGAGGCGGATTTGATCGCCTGGCGCATCGAAGAAATGTGTGCGGGACCCCACCGCGCGATGGTTGAATCGGACGGCGAAGCGCGCCCTGCACGATTCGGCGACGTGGCTATTCTCCTGCGTTCCTTTTCCGATATTCACTTGTACGAGGAGGCCCTGCGAAAACGTTCGATTCCCTTTGGCGTTGTGTCCGGCAAAGGCTTTTACGAACGGCAGGAGATACTCGATCTGCGGAATCTTTTGACCGTCGTGGTGGACCCGTGGAATGAAATGGCGCTGTTGGGATTTCTCCGCGGCCCGTTGGCGTGTTTGTCCGACAATGCCCTTGCCGCCATGCAGTTGCATGGCGGTCTGGCGCGTGTGTTTTGGAGCGAGGAGATTCCAGCCCAGTTTCCCGAAACCGATAGTCTCAAACATGCGCGTTCGTTGATTGAAGAGTTACGCGGCAAACAGGACCTGCCGTTGGCGGCTTTCATGCGACATGCAATCGAGCTCGCGAAGCATGAGGCCATTCTTCTAGGCCAGTTTCACGGCGCGCGCAAAGCGTGGAATATCCGCAAGGCCGCCAATCTTGCCGAGGACTTTGCGCGCACCCAACCCGCGCGCCTCCCGGCTTTTGTCCAGTATCTTGACACGCTCGCCGACCGCGCCATTCGTGAAGGCGATGCCGTGGTCGAACCCAAGGATGCCGTGACGCTCATGACGGTCCACAAGGCCAAGGGCCTCGAATTCCCCATCGTCGTCCTGGCCGATTCGGGACGGCAGGAAGGCGGATCGCGCCCTGGTTTCTCGGCATTTCATCGCGATATGGGACTTGCAGTCCGTGTAACCGGCAACAAAGGCGAAACGATCCAGCCTTCGATATACAAGACCATGCGGAATGCCTCCGGCGCCAAGGAAACCGCTGAACATGCCCGTGTCCTGTATGTCGGCATGACACGAGCCCGCGACTGGCTCCTGTTCGGCGGAACCCCGAAACCCGGCAAGGGCAGTTGGCTTGCCATCATGAACGACGCATACCACCTTCTCGATCGCAGGCATGGCGAATTCGTCGAAACCGAAACTTGGAAGGCGATCGTCTGGCGCGAAGCGGCTCCCCCCGCTTCGGCGTCTGAAGAGAGCCGTGCGGCCGTCCCGGTAAATGTTGCCGCCATCGTGCGCCAAGCCGAGCCGATTGTATCGGTTCCTTCCCGGCGCACGATTTCCGTCTCCACTTTGCTAAACATGATGACCGGCATGGAAACCGACGACGAACCTTCACGTGAACCCTACAACGGATTCCCGGCGCTATCCGCCATGGAACGCGGCACGCTGGTCCATCGCCTGTTTGAAGTCTGGTCGCCGGGCGAACGTATGGATATCGAAGCGTTTCTTCTTCGAGAAGCCCCCATGCTGCATCTTCGCGAAACGCTCGCCGCCGATCTCGACGCCATCCTGAAACGATTTGAATCCGGCGCCTTGGCCCGCCGCATGGCCGCCGCGAAACGGATCGAGCGCGAGGCGCCGTTCCTCCTGCGCATCGGCGCGACGATCGTCTCCGGGACCATAGACGCCCTGATTGATCGGACACTGATCGTGGATTTCAAGACAGGGCGCATACATGCCGAAATGCACGAACGCTACGAATACCAGATTCATCTCTATGCCGCCGCGGTTCAAGCCCTTCTGGGCCATTCACCCACCGAAGCCCTGTTATACTATGCGGACCTCGGCGAAGAGTGCGCGGTGGATGTGAGTCCGCCACGCATTCGCGAGGCGCTGGAGCGAGCCGAAGCGGTTCTCGCCAATGATGTTGAACAAACCGGCATCGGGCTAAGGACATAA